A stretch of DNA from Mesorhizobium onobrychidis:
AAAGAACGGTTCGCCTTGCCGCGCCGTTGAAGGCGCGCCGAAAGCCGGCGGCGGAAAGCGCGTCAGGCTGCCTGCAGCATCTTTTCGACCTCGTTGACGAGGTCGCGCAGATGGAACGGCTTCGACAGCACCTTGGCGTCTTTCGGCGCCTTGGAATCCGGATTGAGCGCAACGGCGGCGAAGCCGGTGATGAACATGACCTTGAGGTCGGGATCGATCTCGGTGGCGCGGCGGGCGAGTTCTATGCCGTCCATCTCCGGCATGACGATGTCGGTCAAGAGCAGCGAGAAGGGCTCTTCGCGCAGCCGCTCATAGGCGCTGGCACCATTGTCGAAGTCGCTGACCTGGTAGCCGGCACGCTCCAGCGCCTTGACGAGGAACCGGCGCATGTCATCGTCGTCTTCCGCCAGTAGAATGCGTGCCATCTTATCCCGTCCGAATCACCCGTCCGAGACTGCCGTGGGGCAGCCCGTTAACCATCCTGTATATGAGGAGGTGACGGTAAACATCAAGTGAACGATAAAGGACCCGATCCGCATTTAACAAAGCGGTCCGGACGCCGAAACGCTGGACATGCGGCCGGCGAGGTGGCACCTTCCAACCATGATGCATTGGTGTTTCCGGGTTCGTTCAAATTGAAAACGGCAGCCGAGGATTTTTCGGTCGTTCCTCCCTTCGAAATCCGGTCGGGCGCCGAACAGCGCGTCCCCTTCCTCTTCAACTCGCCGCATAGCGGCCGTCACTATCCGGACCGGTTCCTGGCCATGGCAAGGCTGGACCGAAACGCCATCCGCCGCTCCGAAGATTGCTACGTCGACGAATTGTTCGGCGGCGCCGTCGCGCTCGGCGCGCCGATGCTGGCGGCAAACTTCCCGCGCGCCTATCTCGACGTCAACCGGGAGCCGTGGGAACTCGATCCGCGGATGTTCGCCGAACCCGTGCCGTCGTTCTGCAACATCCGCTCGGCGCGCGTGGCCGGCGGGCTTGGCACGGTGCCCAAGCTGGTGGGAGAGGGGCTCGAAATCTATGCCGGCCGCTTGCCGCTGGCGGAAGCCGTCGCGCGCATCGAGGCTGTCTACAAGCCTTATCACGAGACGCTAAAACGGCTTTTGACCAGGACCCATGCGCGGTTCGGTTTTGCCGTGCTGATCGATTGCCACTCGATGCCGGCGAGCATCAGGGTCAGCGACAGCGGTGTCAGGCCCGACTTCATCGTCGGCGACCGTTTCGGTATCTCCGCCTCGGCAGCGTTGACCGAGACGGCGATCGGCCTGCTGATCGGCATGGGCTACACCGTCGCCCACAACAAACCCTATGCCGGAGGCTTCATCACCGAGCATTATGGCCGCCCCGTGCGCCATCTTCATGCACTGCAGATCGAGGTCAATCGCGGGCTTTACATGAACGAGCGGACGTTCCAGAAATCCGCCGGCTTCGATGCGCTCGCCGACGATCTGGCGCAATTCTCGGCCGACCTGATGGCGATGCCCGACCACAATTTTATCGATCTGCCGCTCGCCGCCGAATGATGCCGAAAATCGGAAGCGATTTTTACGTGGGATTCTGCGCGTGCGGGTCGGGGATGCGCGATCGGCTGGATGCTGCGCTGAAAAAAAGACCGCATCGTTTGCACGACACGGTCGAAGTCTAGGGAGGAAACGCCCAAGGAGGGCATGGACAGGAAAGCCTGTCCGAGAACAAATCTATTGTGCGATGCACAAATGTCAAGCCGTCGACCGGCGTTTTTAATTCACTATGATGTGGAAACTGAATTCGAGGGCGCCAGCGTTGCATTCGAGCAACAGTTGACGATGCGCAAAGTTCCGCACGCCCTTGTTTTGGCGGAAAACCACAGGCAAACGACTGTTCCAGCACCCTACAACGCGGGAGAATCAGTTGGACATCAGCATCGATTTCATGCGGCGCATTGCGCATGCCGCCGCAGCCGAAACCTTGCCGCGCTTCCGCAGCCAAGGCGCGGTCGCCAACAAGGAGCAAGGCAGCTTCGACCCGGTCACCGAGGCCGACCGCGAGGCCGAGCGGGTCATCCGGGCGCTTATATCAGCGGAATATCCCGATCACGGCATCCTCGGCGAGGAGCATGGCAGCGAGAACATTTCCAGCAGGCACGTCTGGGTGATCGATCCGATCGACGGCACGCGCGCCTTCATTTCCGGCCTGCCGGTGTGGGGAACATTGGTCGGGCTGACGGTCGACGGCGATGCCGTCGCCGGCATGATGTCGCAGCCCTTCACCGGCGAGCTTTTCTACGCCAACGCGTCCGGTGCCCATTATGAAGGCCCGGGCGGGCCGCGAAGGCTGACGACACGCAAGACGACAAGCCTCGCCGAGGCGACGCTGTTCACCACCACGCCGGCACTGTTCAAGGGAGACGCGCGTCTGCGCTACGACCTGTTCGAGAAGCAGGTCCAGCTCGCCCGCTACGGCACCGACTGCTATGCCTTCGCCATGGTCGCGGCAGGAAGCGTCGACATCGTCGCCGACCCCGGTTTGAAACCCTACGATATCGTCGCGCTGATCCCGATCATCGAGAAGGCTGGTGGCGTCGTCACCACCTTCGAAGGCGGACCGGCGGAAAGGGGCGGCGACATCCTGGCTGCGGCAACGCCGGAGCTTCATGCCGCCGCGATGGCGGCGCTGCGTGGCTGAAACCGGCTGGGCAGCTGGCCATTACGGACTGAGGTGCCCACGGCGACGATAACCCCATGCTCCTGACGGGAGGGTGTCAGCAGCTCTCGGTTATGGAGACAATGTCACGGGAGGGAATCACATGCCGACGCAGTCAACAACCAGCCGTTCCGAAGATGCGCCGGCAGAAAATGCTCCACCAGATGGCCGGGCCGATTTCGATTTCTTCTTCGGACGCTGGAACGTCAGCCATCGAAGGTTGCAGAAGCGGCTGCAAGGCGACACGAACTGGGACGTGTTTGGCGGGACATGCGACGTGCGCCCGATCCTTGGCGGCCTCGGCAATGTCGACGACAATGTGATTGAATTGCCCGGCGACGCCTATCGCGCCGCCACGCTGCGGACGTTCGATCCGGCGACGAGACAATGGTCGATCTGGTGGATCGACGGCCGCAACCCGGCGACCATCGATGTTCCGATGCGCGGCAGCTTCGAAGCAGCCGTCGGCACGTTCCTGTGCGAAGACGTCTTCGACGGACGCAATATCCAGGTTCGCTTCCTGTGGTCGCGGATCACTGAAAAATCGGCGCGCTGGGAGCAGGCTTTTTCACCGGATGGCGGCAAGACCTGGGAGACCAACTGGATCATGGATTTCGCCCGGCAGGGATAGGCCGACGATCGAGGTTGGCAGGCATTTTTCAAGCCGAGGCATGGACTTCAATGACTTGGAGCGCTCTTGGAGCGTCCGGAGGGAGTACGGCACTCAATCAGGCCGTGTCGTCGCTTCCCGGGATGAAGGCATCGAAGGCGGCAAAGAACTGCTCGCGATAGAAGTCGGCTTCCTGCAATATTTCATGGCGTGCGCCATCGATCACCAGCAGCGATCCGAGGCGCAGACGTCTGGTGTAGGTTTCCACCGCCTTGGTCGAGACGACCTGGTCGGCACCGGCGGCGATCACCAGCAAGGGTATCTGGATCCTGGCCATGAAGTCGGGATCGCTGATGGCCTCGGACGCCTGCGCCGCCGCTTTCAGCCAGCGTATCGTCGGGCCGCCGAGCGCCAGTTGCGGGTAGGTTTCGTAGATCAGCGTGTTGCGTCGATACCGCTCTGGATCTGATGTCACCATGTTGGCGGCAAACGGAATGGTTCTTCTGGGCCGCGGACCCCAGGCGGCATAAAGCTTGCCAAGGCCCAGCAGACAGAACAGCGAGCAGAGGCGGCGAACGGTGGTTGTCGAGACCGGCAGGTCGGGCACGGCCAGGAATGGCGCGATCAGCACCATGCGCCGTACGCGGTTTACCATCGACGGTGCGGCAAGCAGCGTAATCACCGCCCCGGCCGAATGGGCCAAGATATAATACGGCCCCCGGCAGTCGGGCAGCACGATCTCCTCGAAGAACTGTTCCAGGTCGCCGGTATAGTCGAAGAAGCTCCGGACATAGCCGCGCTCGCGGTCGCTGATCAGCCGGTCGGAACCGCCCTGGCCGCGCCAGTCAAGGGTGGCGACGCCGAAGCCGCGATCGGCAAGGTTGCGGATGGTCTCGAAATATTTTTCGATGCACTCGTTGCGGCCGGTCAGAACGACCACGGTGCCCTTCATCGGTCGGGCAACGGCGGGAAAGAGGCCGTAGCGGATCTTCTTGCCATCGCGCGTTGTAAAGAAACCACCGGCCCCATTTTCCGGTAGCGGATTGCCCGGAATTTCGCGGAAGAGGGGAATTTTGTTGTGGAGGTCCGTCATTCGGCGCTGCGTTTGTGTGTCGCTGCCTGCATGGCGCAAGCTTTGGTAGGCATAGACGCCCATGCAGCAAAAGCAAAGGAATTCCGGACGCGTTGGAAAGGCTGAACGAGGCAGCCAGCGAGTGAGGCCGAAAGCAGCTTGCGGCATGCTTCCGGCCCCCCGTCGATCCGGGAGGAAGGGACGTTACACCCGGCCGGCCCCGTTGCGGCATCTCGCGCAGGACCCGAAAATCGGACCCGATTTTCGCCGTGAATCATGCGCAATCAAAGTGTTACAGCGTCCTTTGCGTGTCCGAGAGGACGCGCGACGCCGTAACCGCCGCCTGTTCCTTGATCCTGGAAGCAGTCTAGCTCCGCTTAGCTGAACGCCCGCCGAAGCCGCGGTTCATCTGCCGTTCATCGAGAATCTTGAAATGCTTTCAGGTGTTCCCCAAATGTCTGTTGCGGCCGCCAATGTCGGGGCCGCTGGCCTATCCGGAACGCCGTCACGGGTTTCGCACCGGCCATACGCAAACCTTGTTGCTCAACAGGAGAACACACTATGCGTCACGTTGATTTTTCCCCGCTCTATCGTTCGACCGTCGGTTTCGACCGGCTGTTCACCATGCTCGATTCGCTTGCGCAGCCGGAAGGCGCGCAGACCTATCCGCCCTACAACATCGAGCGCACCGGCGAGGATTCCTATCGCATCTCGATGGCGGTCGCCGGCTTCTCGGACGACGAGCTCTCGATCGAAGCTCACCGCAATGTCCTGACCGTCAAGGGTGAGCGCAAGGAAGGAGGCAATGGCGAAGGCTCCGAACTGCTCTATCGCGGCATCGCCAGCAGGGCCTTCGAGCGCCGCTTCCAGCTTGCCGACCATGTTGAAGTCGTCGGCGCTTCGCTGAAGAACGGCCTGCTCTTCGTCGATCTCAAGCGCAATATTCCCGAGGAGCTGAAGCCCCGCAAGATCGCGATCACCGCGTCTTCGGCGAAGGCCAAGCAGATCGAGGCCAAGAACGCCGCGTAAGCTGCGTCACAAGACGATCTCAGGGACGAAGGGCGGCGCTTGGCGTCGCCCTTTTTTGATAGATAAGGTGCCGCCTATCCAGCAATTAGCTGGCTAAAGCGGCCGACCTCTTCGGCCGTGGTCGCAAAGCTGGTGACGAAACGATAGAGCGCTTCGGCCTCGCCTATATGGCCGTCAAAGCCATGCGGCACTCCCCAATCGTGGAATTTGGCGCCGGCCGCCTGCAGTCGTGCGGCATTGTTGCGGCTGAGGATCGCGAAGACCTCGTTGGACTGCGGCAGCCAAGCCAGGCGCGCCGCGGCAGAATCCTCAATCGCCGCTGCCAGGCGCGCGGCCATGGCGTTGGCGTACCGCGCGGTTTCCAGCCACAAATCGTCGGCGAAATAGGCTTCGAACTGCGCCGCGATAAAGCGCGACTTGGAAAAGTTCTGGGCGGCGCGCTGGCGCAACAGGCGCAAATCATGCCCCAGGTCTGGATTAAGAACCACGACTGCGTCGGCCATCCAGCAGCCGTTCTTGGTGCCGCCAAAGGAGACGATGTCGACGCCGCTCTTCCAGGTCATTTCCGCCACAGTGGTGTCTATCGCGGCAATCGCGTTGGCGAAGCGCGCGCCGTCCATATGCAGAGGCAACCCATGACGGTGGCTCACTTCGGAGATGGCTGTGATCTCGGCGACGGTGTAGACGGTGCCGACTTCAGTCGCCTGCGTGATCGTGACCGCCATCGGTTGGCCGGCGGGAGCCAGGTCTTGGGAATAGCGCATGATGGCCCGGTCGAGCGCCTGCGGATTGATGCGCCCCAATGGACCCGGCACCGGCGACATGCGCGCCCCTCCGGTGTAGAAGCCCGCCGCGCCGAATTCATCGACGGTCATATGCGCTTCGGAATGGCAGAAGGCGACGCCGCCAATTCGGTTGCACGCGCTCATGGAGAGGGCGTTGGCCGCCGTACCGGTTGCGACGAAGAACACTGCAACCTCGCGTTCGAAAATTTCGCTGAAGCGCCGATAGATGGCGCGGTCCAGGTCGCTGTCGCCGTAAGCAGTGGCAGCACCTGCGGCATGCCGGGATAAATTGGCTGAGATGTCGGGATGGGCGCCTGCCCAATTGTCGGAAGCGAAATTCATGCGTTTGCCTGTGCTGGGAAAATCGATGCAACCTTGGCCGCTTTCGCATGCCGCTCGCAAGTGCCAAGCGGCGGAAAAGCGGTAAAGCCAGCGAGAGGCCGGGACACAGGCGGACGACCGAAGGTTGCGTTTTGGTACGGTCGCGCGTAATTTTCTGTCTCTAAATGCCTAAGATTGTTGTGAATCGGTCTTGTGCGCATCCGCAATTTCTGTCATAAAAATTTAGGACAGTAGTGCTGTCTTATTTTGTCGCACAAAAACAGGCTGGATTGGCGTATCATTGGGCCTCTCCGGCCGTTGCCGCGAGCGACAGGTAGACAGCCCGGCTCTGGCCTGTACGATTGCCGGATGCGAACCAGGCCGCCTGGTTTGGCAAGGATTTCGCAAGACGTGCCGTAAGGATGAGAGGGAAGCCCATGCGCTTCCCAACGGAAACCAGCGCCCTTAGGGCTGGGAATGGAGGACAGGATGATGACGGAAATGACGCCATCTGCGACGAACGGCCCGGCCGCGCAGACGAAAGCGCCAGCTGTCAAAAATCGGTCCATCGCCACTGGCCTGACCAAAATCGGGCGCACCCATACCGGCTTCGCCGCTCAAGGCCTTTACGACCCCCGCAACGAGCACGACGCCTGCGGCGTCGGCTTCATCGTCAACATGAAAGGCGTGAAGTCGCATCAGATCGTCAAGGACGGCCTTGCGGTGCTCGAAAACCTGACGCATCGCGGCGCCGTCGGCGCCGATCCGCTGATGGGCGACGGCGCCGGCGTGCTGGTGCAGCTTCCCGACCGCTTCTTCCGCGAGGAGATGGCCAGCCAAGGCGTCGAACTGCCCAAGCCCGGCCATTACGCCGTCGGCCATGTGTTCATGCCGCGCGATCCTGAGCTTCAGGCGCATATCGAAGGCATCATCGCCGAGGTGGCGCAACTTGAAGGCCAGCCGCTGCTCGGCTTTCGCGATGTGCCGGTCGACAATTCATTGCTGTCAAAAGCACCTGATATCGCGGCTTCCGAACCGGTCCAGCGGCAGGTGTTTTTGGGTCGTGGCGCCGAGATCGAGAGCGACGATGATTACGAGCGGCGGCTCTACATCCTGCGCAAGGTCATTTCCGGTCGTATCCATGAAGAGACCAAGGGCGTCGATAATGGCTTCTACGTCGTGTCGATGTCATCGCGGACCATCGTCTACAAGGGCATGTTCCTGGCCTATCAGGTCGGCGCCTATTACAAGGATCTGACCGATCCGCGTTTCGAGACGGCGCTGATCCTCGTCCACCAGCGTTTCTCGACCAACACCTTCCCGTCGTGGAAGCTGGCGCATCCCTATCGCATGGTCGCCCACAATGGCGAGATCAATACGCTGCGCGGCAACGTCAACTGGATGGCGGCGCGGCAGGCCTCGGTCGATTCCGAATTGTTCGGCAACGACATCTCCAAGCTGTGGCCGATCTCCTATGAGGGGCAGTCGGACACCGCATGTTTCGACAATGCGCTCGAATTCCTGACGCAGGGCGGCTACTCGCTCGCTCACGCGATGATGATGCTGATCCCTGAAGCCTGGGCCGGCAACAAGCTGATGGATCAAGATCGCAAGGCCTTTTACGAATACCACGCGGCCCTGATGGAGCCGTGGGACGGGCCGGCGGCGGTGGCCTTTACCGACGGCCGCCAGATCGGCGCCACACTCGACCGCAACGGGCTGCGCCCGGCGCGCTACATCGTCACCGACGACGATCGCGTCATCATGGCCTCGGAAGCCGGCGTGCTGCCGGTGCCGGAGGAAAGAATCGTCAAAAAGTGGCGGCTTCAGCCCGGCCGCATGCTGTTGATCGACCTGGAGAAGGGCCGCATCGTTTCCGATGAGGAGATCAAGTCGGAGATCGCGACCAGGCATCCCTACAAGAGCTGGCTCGCCAACACCCAGCTCATCCTCGAAGACCTGAAGCCGGTCGAGCCGCGCGCGCTGCGCAGGGACGTCAGCCTGCTCGATCGCCAGCAGGCGTTCGGCTACACCCAGGAAGACACCAAGCTGTTGATGTCGCCGATGGCAACCACCGGCCAGGAAGCGGTCGGCTCGATGGGCACCGACACGCCGATTTCGGCGATGTCGGACAGATCGAAGCTGCTCTACACCTATTTCAAGCAGAACTTCGCCCAGGTCACCAATCCGCCGATCGACCCGATCCGCGAGGAACTGGTGATGAGCCTGGTGTCCTTCATCGGGCCGAGGCCCAACATCTTCGACCTCGTCGGCAATTCGCGTCGCAAGCGGCTCGAAGTGCGCCAGCCGATCCTGACCAATGGCGATCTGGAGAAGATCCGCTCCATCGGTCATACCGAGGACCGTTTCGACACCAAGACGATCGACATCACCTATGCTTCGAACGAAGGCGCGGCCGGCATGCAGGGCGCCATCGACCGGCTGTGCGAGCGCGCTGAAGCGGCGGTCGCCGGCGGCTACAACATCATCATCCTGTCCGACCGTCAACTCGGGCCGGACCGCATCGCCATTCCGGCACTTCTGGCGACGGCGGCGGTCCACCATCATCTGATCCGCAAGGGATTGCGCACGTCGGTGGGGCTCGTCGTCGAGTCCGGCGAGCCGCGTGAGGTGCATCATTTCTGCTGCCTTGCCGGCTACGGCGCCGAGGCGATCAATCCTTACCTGGCCTTCGACACGCTGCTCGACATGCACAAGCGCGGCGAGCTGCCGGCGGAGGTCGACGCCTACGAGGTCGTCTCCCGCTACATCAAGTCGATCGGCAAGGGCATTCTCAAGGTGATGTCGAAGATGGGCATCTCGACCTACCAGTCCT
This window harbors:
- the cpdR gene encoding cell cycle two-component system response regulator CpdR, translated to MARILLAEDDDDMRRFLVKALERAGYQVSDFDNGASAYERLREEPFSLLLTDIVMPEMDGIELARRATEIDPDLKVMFITGFAAVALNPDSKAPKDAKVLSKPFHLRDLVNEVEKMLQAA
- a CDS encoding Hsp20 family protein translates to MRHVDFSPLYRSTVGFDRLFTMLDSLAQPEGAQTYPPYNIERTGEDSYRISMAVAGFSDDELSIEAHRNVLTVKGERKEGGNGEGSELLYRGIASRAFERRFQLADHVEVVGASLKNGLLFVDLKRNIPEELKPRKIAITASSAKAKQIEAKNAA
- a CDS encoding DUF1579 domain-containing protein, translated to MPTQSTTSRSEDAPAENAPPDGRADFDFFFGRWNVSHRRLQKRLQGDTNWDVFGGTCDVRPILGGLGNVDDNVIELPGDAYRAATLRTFDPATRQWSIWWIDGRNPATIDVPMRGSFEAAVGTFLCEDVFDGRNIQVRFLWSRITEKSARWEQAFSPDGGKTWETNWIMDFARQG
- a CDS encoding alpha/beta fold hydrolase — encoded protein: MTDLHNKIPLFREIPGNPLPENGAGGFFTTRDGKKIRYGLFPAVARPMKGTVVVLTGRNECIEKYFETIRNLADRGFGVATLDWRGQGGSDRLISDRERGYVRSFFDYTGDLEQFFEEIVLPDCRGPYYILAHSAGAVITLLAAPSMVNRVRRMVLIAPFLAVPDLPVSTTTVRRLCSLFCLLGLGKLYAAWGPRPRRTIPFAANMVTSDPERYRRNTLIYETYPQLALGGPTIRWLKAAAQASEAISDPDFMARIQIPLLVIAAGADQVVSTKAVETYTRRLRLGSLLVIDGARHEILQEADFYREQFFAAFDAFIPGSDDTA
- a CDS encoding N-formylglutamate amidohydrolase; the protein is MAPSNHDALVFPGSFKLKTAAEDFSVVPPFEIRSGAEQRVPFLFNSPHSGRHYPDRFLAMARLDRNAIRRSEDCYVDELFGGAVALGAPMLAANFPRAYLDVNREPWELDPRMFAEPVPSFCNIRSARVAGGLGTVPKLVGEGLEIYAGRLPLAEAVARIEAVYKPYHETLKRLLTRTHARFGFAVLIDCHSMPASIRVSDSGVRPDFIVGDRFGISASAALTETAIGLLIGMGYTVAHNKPYAGGFITEHYGRPVRHLHALQIEVNRGLYMNERTFQKSAGFDALADDLAQFSADLMAMPDHNFIDLPLAAE
- a CDS encoding threonine aldolase family protein; the protein is MNFASDNWAGAHPDISANLSRHAAGAATAYGDSDLDRAIYRRFSEIFEREVAVFFVATGTAANALSMSACNRIGGVAFCHSEAHMTVDEFGAAGFYTGGARMSPVPGPLGRINPQALDRAIMRYSQDLAPAGQPMAVTITQATEVGTVYTVAEITAISEVSHRHGLPLHMDGARFANAIAAIDTTVAEMTWKSGVDIVSFGGTKNGCWMADAVVVLNPDLGHDLRLLRQRAAQNFSKSRFIAAQFEAYFADDLWLETARYANAMAARLAAAIEDSAAARLAWLPQSNEVFAILSRNNAARLQAAGAKFHDWGVPHGFDGHIGEAEALYRFVTSFATTAEEVGRFSQLIAG
- the hisN gene encoding histidinol-phosphatase gives rise to the protein MDISIDFMRRIAHAAAAETLPRFRSQGAVANKEQGSFDPVTEADREAERVIRALISAEYPDHGILGEEHGSENISSRHVWVIDPIDGTRAFISGLPVWGTLVGLTVDGDAVAGMMSQPFTGELFYANASGAHYEGPGGPRRLTTRKTTSLAEATLFTTTPALFKGDARLRYDLFEKQVQLARYGTDCYAFAMVAAGSVDIVADPGLKPYDIVALIPIIEKAGGVVTTFEGGPAERGGDILAAATPELHAAAMAALRG